In the Archocentrus centrarchus isolate MPI-CPG fArcCen1 chromosome 11, fArcCen1, whole genome shotgun sequence genome, GTGAAGTCAAAACACCAAACTGTAGGCTGGGTTTACCTTTACAACGAATTTACCTGTCACTACTTCACCTGTAAAAATAACCAACTTACCTACCAACATAACCAGTGTATgagtatgaaaagaaaaaaaaaaacacaaaaacaataaagtttGACTTAAGTTTGAAATCATTTGTAAGCAAATAAATCATAATTGACCAAAAACGACTTTAagtgacagaaacacaaagagagcTGAAGAACAAGTAcgacaaacagcagcaggtgagCTCAGCATCAGGACATCTTCTGGAACACAAACACCAGGTAGATACCtacacagcagagcagagacaGGTGAGTGTTAAAATGTGATCATTTAATGAATAtcaatgcaaacgtgttgtcaGCAACGTGTTTCAATAAAGTTTTACAAGAACAACAGACGCCTGTAAAATGTGTGTAACGTTAAAAAGGAAACAGCCAGTGGAAGATCTGCTGACTAAAGAGGTGAATTAGTGGCATGACCGGGTCTGAAAAACATTTCCAGACAGGCTGAGTGTTTCAGcgatgaagaggaggagttgATGTGAACAGCTGATGCAGGAGAACAGCTGATGTAGGTGATCAGACAGACTTACTGGTTGCTTCCCACTCAGATCTGCTCAGGGTTCCCTGCACAAACAGGAGCACAGACAGACGGTGTTAAACTGGACCAAACACCAGACGCTGTGAGCTGAGTTTTTCTGAAGCTGCGAGTTTTGAGCACACTCACCACGGGAGCTCTGACGTCAGCTCGGTCGCAGTGCTCTTTAGCATGGCAATactcctctgtgctgtctgatgCCTGCTGACCATCCTCACTGGGAAAtggctgaaaacaaaacaaactgttaaAAACGTGCTGAGGACAGAAAACACGTTCACTACGTGATCATCTGCAAAGTGGTgacagattaaaagaaaaaccttcTGACCTGCAGTGACAGGATCTGCTGGCTGTGATTCTGGCCTTTTCTTTATCTGATCAAATACTTCCATAAGAAAAACTAGTCTTTCTTTCCACCAGAAAGGGGGACTCACTGATGGTTTATTGAAAAATGAAGAATCAGATGAAGTTACATTTTTGGACTGACATGTCACCAGGAATCTACCTCCACCTTCATCCAAACAGTAAACCAgtgaacatatttttaaaaaacgaGTTCATCATCCAGCAGAGACTTCATGCAGATCACTGAAGCTGCTCTAGAGCACCGGGGAGGTCAAACGCATCCCTGAAAGGGTTAATtagagtttttcctttaatttgtcaccattGGTGTATGCATTCAAAAAATGTGTTCAAATCTTAATTCATATTCTACCTCCAGagccatcatcttcatcatgaGGTTACGATGATGCTccttcttcatcttttcctcaAAGAAATCTGCAAATCTCTGTTTCAGCACCAGCCGCATGTTGTACTGCTTTGCTATGCTGAGACACGAgaagtaaaaacagagtttgaggAAGTACTTTCACAGTAAAGTCAGAATATACGAGGATGTGTTACTGTGAGTACTCTTACTGTTCAAACAGAGGAAAGTAGACAAGGAACTCTGGAACGTCGACAACTTCTTCGAGGCTGAAGTGATACTGACATCCGAACAGAGGGTAGGAACCTTTGGACTGAAAGGTCACCTTGAAAACCTCATTGCCAAATGACAGCGAATCAGAAGCCTCCAAACGTTTACTGTGAGGACGGGAGGAGGGGAAGGATGAAGAGGGGAAGGAGGAGACCCTAAGTCAGTGATTCACATTCTTTACATctcaaactttaaaaatgtctctAAAATCTCCAAGTATTAAGGTTATGTGATCACATGGCTTAGGTGGAGCAGGTTGTCCACCAATCAGAATACAGGTTTGAGTGGGTATTTTAACCCCCCGCCTCTACGCAGGACGCCAAGTCACCCCAAGTATGGGTAAGCACCTTCATCAGCATCCACAGGTGTGACTATGTGGCCACTGCAAAGGTTgaccattaaaaaacaaaaaacagcagctctcaCTGAACTTGAACTTTGACCTTACACGAGTTCGAAGGCATCTGGTGTCGTTCCGATGAAGAACCCTCCGGGTTTGAGGCTCTCACAGGCATTTCTCAGCATCATATTGGCCTTCTGCTCACTCTCAAATGAGTAAtgatacacaaactgacagctgcagatgtCAAACTTCCGCTCAGCATCATCCAGCTTCTCTGACAACACCTCCTGCaggcagaggtcaaaggtcaggaaggaaggaaggaaggaagtgacCAGTCAGATTGATTTATTTGGCCTGAGGAATTCAGTTtcaaattcaatttcatttataaagcacaaaatcacaacatcagtcaCCTTACGATGCTTTGTAGTGTAATGGccctataataataataataataataataacaataataaggaAAAGctcttacttttattttctacttattATTACTGATTATATATGATTACTTTCATTATGCAATATTTATACTATTATATATTatgatatatataataaaaccaCTGAGCTGTGTGGTGCAGGTGTACCTTCGCGCAGTCTGCTGTGATAAATTCAGCAGTGAAGATTTTCTCATTACGGAAACTCTTTCTTTTCATCTCTTCATAACGAACCTGGCACTGCTCCACAGAAACCCCTGCAATATCTGAAAATAAACATCTGTGATTAATCATCAACATTCTCCAACAACATGAGAATTACTGAGATTATAATGCCTTTGGAACTGAGGACCGGGCACAGGGGACAGAGCACCAGTTACAGAGAACCTAGAACAACTACAGAGGACCGAGGAGCCGGAACGCAAGTCTGTAGTAAAGCCCGTACACAGGTGAGATTCTGAGCCAGATGCTCTCATTAATCAGTCTCTGTGAGGTCTGAGATGATGGGTGGGGTTTGGTTTTACACAAACTGAACAGAGCCAATGTTTCTGGTTGGACAGCAGGACCAGGTGGGTCTTTAAAGGAAGATTTCACTGCTGGTTCTTTACTTTCAGCCACACAGGTGTGTAAAGATGCTGGAGAAATGTGACAATAAAATTCATCGACCATAAAAATCAATAAGTGAATACCTGCACAAACTAGGTGATCAattcctcctcttctccacTTCTGCAGGTCTCCTCCTTTTCCACAACCAAGGTCCAACACAGACACCTCCTGAGACCCCGCCTCCCTCACCTGCTCCAGGATCTCACCTGTCAGTAGAAAAAGACAAACCGTAAAATGAGGGAaagatctgattttaaaagcagcttCCACACAAGGTGCTGCACAGAGAAAACTAGTACATTTCAAAGGTGAAGCAGCTCAGGTaagtcacagaaaaataaaaaataatcataaaaaagggaaagaataaaaagtgttataatataaaatctataaaaatggttaaaaaaaaaaaagattgagaaTAAAAATTCTTCAGTGTGttacattaacacacacatagGTAGAACAACACTTTTGATCAGCCAATTCCCTCGCTCTTCTTTTCAAAGTTGAATTACTGCCAATTTTCCTGTCTCTGTGGTCAGCTGCCTTCATCCTACGGTCTGACAGGTTCCCCCATGTTGTTTCCAGCTGATGATAGCAGTCCTGGTTCAGTTCTGGAGCGTCACTCAGACCAGAACCCGCAGCAGGTGAAGAACTTGTTCCTGAGCAGAACCAGGACTACCAGCTGCAGAACAACATGGAGGCAAGACTCAGAGGAGACGAGGCTGATTATTGATCAGTTATTTATTACAAAGGCTAACTTTTATTATTCACCTTTTAAGAAAGCTAGGGTACAGCTCCTTTACTGAGAGGGTGCGTGCACACAAGTCCCACCCCTGCACAGGTGAAACATGGAGACAAACCTTTAGCTGTGGTTTAGACTAAAATAATTTGTCCCTTCCCCGCAAGACTGCAGCCATGTTAAAACTGTAGAAAACAGCTGAGGTCTGTGGTCTGCGTGAAAGAAAAAATGGTTAACTGACTTCCTGCATAAAACACCTCATTTACAGCAGCCCTCTGTGCAAGATTAAAACATTTCATCTGGTTCAGTCTGTTTCTTTAAAGGTTTCTGAggatttaaataaaagtttaaaggATGAAGCTCAGTAATCAGCGTGAAAGCGACAACCTGATGGTTCAAAAGTAAAAGGCCAATAGTCTGTGTTAGTGATTGGTGCAAAACTCGCTGGATGCAGGTCAGTCACTGCTTCAGCTTTCTAAATGCTGGAGTCGAAGTTTAGAAATAAAAAGTCAAACTGGGCGGCTTGTAAACGTGCTGTCAGCTTCATGATGAGCAGTCTGAACCACGTAGGTTTGGAGCAACATCTGAAAGGCTGGAGATGGTCTCCACACTTTGATTCAAACacagtgatgaagatgatgctTCCAGATGTTCGTGATGTGTGACTATCAGGGGACTGTGATGACTGAAGGACTGATGAAGATCCCCCATAATATCAGGAGTGCAGCTGAGGCCACCTGGCTTCAGTGTAATGAAAGATCTTTAAATATGAGAGAGTAGTATTTCCTCTCTTTGGGTTCTCTGTTTCGTTGAAGCAGGTTCATTTGTTCCTGTTCATAAAGTTAGAGCTCAAAAAGTCAATTCCTTACACTCCACTGTTCTCAAGCTGAGTGAATCCTGCTGACTTGTACTGCATGCCCTTCTGAGATGCTTCACATACAGATGTTGTGATGATCAGCTGTTGGTCTGATACAGATGTGATGGCTGATCACAGTTTTGTtgaatttaaagcaaaaaaaaaaaaatcacagctctAGTGTGAACACACATGTGATTAGAGATGGGTGTTAACTATGTCAGTGTGCTTACTGATCGCTCCTGGAATGTTGAACTAAGGCAGTATAGTGCATCAATAAACAGCTTTGATCAGGGATCAGTTACCAATCAGAATGCTCTTGAGCCAGTTGTTGAAGTTCCTCATGAAGAAGATTCGGCTTCGACTTCGAGCTGCCAGGCCAACTTCCTGCAGCTGGTTGTAGTGACTCGCCACCTTCACACTGTGATCGAGCACCTGAGGGATCAATACCAGGGATCAACAACAAGGATGACAGCCTCACAACAGCTTAGTACCTGCTGCTATTTATTTAGACTGTTCCATCTGACTGATCTCTCTGAGCTACCCTCAGTAATTACTTCCTCCAAGACATCACAATATCTACTAGACCCCATTCCTCTAAGACTGTGCAGTGAAGTATCGCTTCAGTGAAGTTTCATAATTAACATGGAAGCTAATGCTTCCATTTTAattatgatcaatctatctatATTAATTGAatgtgtaccacaggcctttaacaTGGtaataattaaacctctacttaaaaagccatcacttgacccagctgtcttagctaattataggccaatctccaaccttccttttctctcaaagattcttgaaagagtatttgtaaaacagctaactgatcatctgcagaggaacggtttatttgaagagtttcagtcaggtttcagaattcatcacagtacagaaacagcattagtgaaggttaccaatgatctccttacagcctctgacagtggactcatctctctgtttgtcctgctagacctcggTGCAGCGATTAGAGCATGccgtaggtattaaaggtattgaactgcagtggtttgaatctaTGTAATATCCaatgtgttcatgtaaatggggagtctcacacagtaaggttaattatggagttccacagtgttctgtgctaggaccaattctatttacattattcaATCCCtcccaaaagtattggaacagtgaggccaatccctttatttttgctgtcaactaaaaacaaaacacaaatttgaAACTAAGTATAGACATTCAgcgctatttattgtttgaatcaTCAATGTAACCGGACACaactgggcaacaaaacacacctttttAACCAGCACTACTCCCAGAAATAGAAGTGGTCTACTGTGTTCACTATTACTAGCACTGTACTAAATACCTCATTTCAAATAGGttcagtatttatttagtgcAATAAACAAGTGCAATATAGTAATCCATTTTGTAATATAATCTTCATATAGTATGTTCTGTGCTCCATTATGTACATATTATTTATGCTGATACATATTGTCTATACTATACACATTgtttatacatattttttttatcattctaCTTTCTACTGtctctatatttttattttacctctcatactttttggttttattgtatCCTAGTTGCTGTTTGTGCTCTGCACAATACTTTTGCCGCTGCTAAACtgaatttccccatcgtgggaaCTTCTTATCCTATCTTATCTTTTAGATGCTGATCTATTTCTTTGAGGGAGGTTAAAGCCAGAGGAGCTGTGACATTTTATATCTCAGTCTGTTCACTGGGTttataaacattttcaaaattatCTCAAACTTTTTTTATAGTCAtttatagtttttgtttgtttttttactaaaTAGTTTTAGATGTGCAGTCCAATTTGATCAAGCTGAATGTGGTTCACAAACTAAAGTGAGTCTTTACCTCATGACATGAAAAGCCTCCTGATGACTGCTTTGTAGAAATATACATAAAACTGCTCTAAACAAATCgataaataaaatcaacctGCTTCTTGCTGGGTGAAATCTCATCTTCCTCATGCCTCCTCTTTGTCCCTGCTTTCTGTCCCAGCtgaccttcttcttctctggtcTGGGTCTCCTCCTTCATCGTTTCTGTTTGAAGAGACTGAAGCTCCATCtgagaaaggaagaggaaaaggaggaagacaGAAGCATTTTCAGTTTGGCCTGATGAAGCTTTATTTTGCATTGTCAGCTTGACTGAGTTTGAACAGCCTTCACAAAGTGTGTTGTAATACCTGTTCTGATTTTTATAAATGTGTCCCTAAAAAACACCCTCTGTGCAGGCCTTAAACTGGGCCAGAATGATCTGGAATGGTGATCTGACACCTTTAATAACAAACCATTAAATCTGAATTTGACATCATAAAGGCAAAGACTTTTAATGTATTAataatttttcatgtgctgAAATCTGTGGTTCTTAGCAGATAAACACATACATACCTAAATTTATTTAgatctatttttatatttttggtaCAACAACCTTGTGATTTGTTTACAGTTCAGTTCATCAAACCATGGCGTCTATACTGCAGTTATCAGTTAACCGTGGTGAACCGTTACACCTCTCCACtctagccaggctgacaaagtcTCAGAGATCTGCTGAACAGTTGTATGAACAGTTACTTTCagtactactgatatttatttagaatttTATTTAGACTgatctgagttaacttcaatactTACTTCCACCAtcgtgtctattagaccccattcctacaagactgctcaaataagtcttaccattaattaatgcttcaatcttaaatatgattaatCTATCTTTATGTGCCACagacttttaaggtggcagtaattaaaccattactaaaaaagccatcacttgacccaccTGTTTTACCTAATTATAGgtcaatctccaaccttccttttcattcaaaaattcttgaaagagtagttgtaaaacagctgtttcctctgcagaggaatgatttatttgaagagttccAGTCAGGTTTCAGGATTCAGGATCAGGTTTCACAGAACAGAAACAACATTGCTGAAGGCTGCatatgatcttcttatggcctttGACAGTGgactctctgtgcttgtcctgctagacctcagtgcagcgttcaatactgctgaccataatattttattacagagattacaTGCCATAGGTacaagcctggttctgctgttgGGTTCTTCTCCTTCCCAATGTCGtga is a window encoding:
- the rnmt gene encoding mRNA cap guanine-N(7) methyltransferase, with the protein product MELQSLQTETMKEETQTREEEGQLGQKAGTKRRHEEDEISPSKKQVLDHSVKVASHYNQLQEVGLAARSRSRIFFMRNFNNWLKSILIGEILEQVREAGSQEVSVLDLGCGKGGDLQKWRRGGIDHLVCADIAGVSVEQCQVRYEEMKRKSFRNEKIFTAEFITADCAKEVLSEKLDDAERKFDICSCQFVYHYSFESEQKANMMLRNACESLKPGGFFIGTTPDAFELVKRLEASDSLSFGNEVFKVTFQSKGSYPLFGCQYHFSLEEVVDVPEFLVYFPLFEHIAKQYNMRLVLKQRFADFFEEKMKKEHHRNLMMKMMALEPFPSEDGQQASDSTEEYCHAKEHCDRADVRAPVGTLSRSEWEATSIYLVFVFQKMS